In Paenibacillus sp. BIC5C1, a genomic segment contains:
- the spoIIAB gene encoding anti-sigma F factor — protein MNEGTGTNFMNLQFAAKSENESFARVTVAAFISQLDPTMDELSDLKTVISEAVTNSIIHGYNNNPEGVVSIQAEIRDDMITIIVEDRGEGIEDLELAKQPLYTSKPELERSGMGFTIMENFMDEFEVSSEPGRGTSIKMKKRIESKKALYN, from the coding sequence ATGAATGAAGGAACGGGGACAAATTTCATGAATCTGCAATTCGCGGCCAAGTCGGAGAACGAATCGTTCGCACGGGTGACGGTTGCTGCCTTCATCTCCCAGCTTGATCCTACGATGGACGAGCTTAGCGATCTGAAGACAGTCATTTCGGAAGCCGTAACGAACAGCATCATTCACGGTTATAACAACAATCCAGAAGGTGTCGTGTCCATTCAAGCCGAGATTCGCGATGACATGATCACTATCATTGTGGAAGACCGCGGTGAAGGCATCGAAGACCTTGAACTGGCCAAACAGCCGTTGTATACGTCCAAACCCGAACTTGAGCGCTCGGGGATGGGCTTCACCATTATGGAAAACTTCATGGATGAATTCGAAGTCAGCAGTGAGCCCGGCAGAGGCACCTCCATCAAGATGAAGAAAAGGATTGAATCCAAGAAAGCATTGTATAATTAG
- the spoIIAA gene encoding anti-sigma F factor antagonist — protein sequence MNLHVEMEHHRGILIVRLSGELDHHTADMVRMQMDEAIQRRQCEHLVLSLKDLQFMDSSGLGVILGRYKLIKNKGGKMVVCDVNPPVYRLLEMSGLFKIMPIYENEGTALSGLEVVS from the coding sequence GTGAACTTGCATGTGGAAATGGAACATCACCGCGGGATTCTGATTGTGCGATTATCCGGGGAGCTGGATCACCATACAGCTGACATGGTACGGATGCAGATGGATGAAGCCATCCAGCGCAGACAATGCGAGCATCTGGTACTCAGCCTGAAAGATCTGCAATTTATGGACAGTTCGGGTCTGGGTGTCATTTTGGGAAGATACAAGCTCATTAAGAATAAAGGCGGCAAGATGGTTGTCTGTGATGTCAATCCGCCAGTGTATCGTTTGCTGGAAATGTCGGGTTTGTTCAAGATTATGCCGATTTACGAAAATGAGGGAACTGCTCTCTCGGGTCTGGAGGTCGTCTCATGA
- a CDS encoding D-alanyl-D-alanine carboxypeptidase family protein: MASTALAEETPKAAGGTDLAPSARSAILMDADTGTVIFEKNSHDQLPPASITKIMTMLLTIEAVDSGKLKLTDKVRTSEYAASMGGSQIFLEPGEEMTVDDMLKGIAMASGNDASVAMAEKIAGSEEAFVQLMNERAKELGMKDTHFANCNGLPVDNHYSSAHDIAVMSRELLKHPGITKYTGAYQDYLRKDSEKPFWLVNTNKLVRFYSGADGLKTGYTSEAKFCLSATAMKDGLRVVSVVLGEPNTKTRNSEVSSMFDYAFGQYTMKALYKSGDLLGSLKIEKGEVAELPLNATQNYSVLMRKGAKSDEIRHELLMAKEVKAPVKEGQSVGKLVVYQGNEVIKEFDIQAPQDVDKAGWWKLFKRTTSNLFD; this comes from the coding sequence ATGGCATCAACCGCGCTGGCTGAAGAAACTCCCAAAGCAGCGGGGGGAACAGATTTGGCCCCGTCGGCACGCTCCGCCATTTTGATGGATGCAGATACGGGCACGGTCATTTTTGAAAAAAACAGTCATGATCAGCTGCCTCCGGCGAGCATTACCAAGATTATGACCATGCTGCTCACCATTGAAGCGGTCGACTCTGGCAAGCTGAAGCTGACGGATAAAGTGAGAACGAGTGAATATGCCGCATCCATGGGTGGATCACAGATATTTCTGGAACCTGGGGAAGAGATGACGGTAGACGATATGTTAAAAGGGATTGCTATGGCTTCCGGTAATGATGCCTCTGTGGCGATGGCTGAGAAAATTGCCGGTTCCGAGGAAGCTTTTGTTCAATTAATGAATGAGCGGGCGAAGGAGCTTGGCATGAAGGATACTCATTTTGCCAACTGTAACGGCCTTCCGGTAGATAATCATTATTCTTCCGCGCATGATATTGCGGTCATGAGCCGTGAACTGCTGAAGCATCCGGGGATTACGAAATATACCGGTGCATACCAGGACTACCTTCGTAAAGATAGCGAGAAGCCATTCTGGCTGGTGAATACGAACAAATTGGTTCGTTTCTACTCCGGTGCGGATGGGTTGAAAACAGGATACACTTCCGAAGCGAAGTTTTGTCTCTCGGCTACAGCGATGAAAGATGGGCTGCGTGTCGTTTCCGTGGTATTGGGTGAACCAAATACCAAAACACGGAACAGCGAGGTGTCCTCGATGTTTGACTATGCTTTTGGGCAGTACACGATGAAAGCTCTGTACAAGTCAGGGGACCTGCTGGGCAGCCTGAAAATTGAAAAAGGTGAAGTTGCCGAATTGCCGCTGAATGCAACGCAAAATTATAGTGTGCTGATGCGCAAAGGTGCGAAATCGGATGAGATCCGTCATGAATTGCTGATGGCCAAAGAAGTAAAAGCTCCGGTCAAAGAAGGTCAGAGTGTAGGTAAGCTTGTCGTCTACCAGGGCAATGAAGTCATCAAGGAATTCGACATTCAGGCTCCACAGGATGTGGACAAGGCTGGCTGGTGGAAGCTATTCAAACGCACAACCTCCAATCTGTTTGATTAA
- a CDS encoding purine-nucleoside phosphorylase produces the protein MTALNQQMILEAASYIQSKSTIKPEVGLILGSGLGILAELIEDGVSIAYQDIPHFPVSTVEGHEGELLVGTIKGRPVVMMKGRFHMYEGYGPELTAFPVRVMKELGVTSLLVTNAAGGVNTSYEAGDLMLISDHLNLTGKNPLIGPNDSALGVRFPDLSEAYSRRLRALAKDTAASQGFDVREGVYAGMLGPNYETPAEIVMLRTLGADAVGMSTVSEVIVARHAGLEVLGISCISNMAAGILDQPLSHDEVMETTERVRESFLALVLAVIPQM, from the coding sequence ATGACAGCATTAAACCAACAGATGATTTTGGAAGCGGCATCTTACATCCAAAGCAAAAGTACTATTAAACCGGAAGTCGGTTTGATTTTAGGTTCAGGGCTTGGCATTTTGGCAGAATTGATTGAAGATGGTGTAAGCATCGCTTATCAGGATATTCCGCATTTTCCGGTGTCCACAGTAGAGGGACATGAAGGCGAATTGCTTGTGGGGACCATTAAAGGCCGTCCGGTTGTTATGATGAAAGGTCGTTTCCACATGTATGAAGGTTATGGTCCTGAACTGACTGCCTTCCCGGTACGTGTTATGAAAGAGCTGGGCGTAACTTCTCTGCTCGTAACGAACGCAGCAGGTGGCGTAAATACCTCTTATGAGGCGGGTGACCTGATGCTGATCTCGGATCATCTCAATCTCACAGGCAAGAATCCATTAATCGGACCGAATGACTCCGCACTGGGTGTTCGCTTCCCGGATCTGTCCGAAGCGTACAGCCGCCGTCTGCGTGCGCTGGCGAAGGATACAGCCGCGTCACAAGGTTTTGATGTACGTGAAGGTGTATATGCAGGTATGCTTGGTCCAAACTACGAGACACCAGCTGAGATCGTGATGCTGCGTACGTTGGGTGCGGATGCTGTCGGCATGTCTACCGTCTCTGAGGTTATCGTAGCACGCCACGCAGGCCTGGAAGTGCTCGGTATTTCTTGTATCAGCAACATGGCTGCCGGCATTCTGGACCAGCCGTTGTCGCATGATGAAGTTATGGAGACAACAGAACGTGTTCGTGAATCGTTCCTGGCCCTTGTCCTGGCTGTTATTCCACAAATGTAA
- a CDS encoding tyrosine recombinase, with translation MKQTIHAYALYLEEDKGMSSSTLESYLRDVDKFIEFADKEYGIREAEQVRRTHVILFIGQQKQAGRANATIARSVVSLRSYFHFLMRRGDILQDPTFDVEAPKADKTPPQVLTVQEIELLLSSPDTRSPQGVRDRAMLELLYATGIRVSELIALDVRDVQPGMRFIRCGGAGKERILPIGAPAAEWASVYVNEYRNLLIKNDTDEHALFVNVSGKRLTRQGFWKLLKKAAMDAGISGEITPHTLRHSFAAHLIASGADTRAVQDMLGHVEQPGQQYGHHGRKTMKEIYESHHPRAK, from the coding sequence ATGAAGCAGACGATACACGCCTATGCCTTATACTTGGAAGAGGATAAAGGGATGTCGAGCAGCACGCTGGAATCGTATCTTCGGGACGTGGACAAGTTCATCGAATTTGCGGATAAAGAATACGGTATCCGGGAAGCGGAGCAGGTGCGCCGGACGCATGTTATCCTGTTTATAGGTCAGCAGAAACAGGCAGGACGTGCGAATGCAACCATTGCCCGCAGCGTCGTATCCCTGCGCTCCTATTTTCATTTTTTGATGCGGCGTGGTGACATATTACAGGACCCTACGTTTGATGTGGAGGCTCCAAAAGCAGACAAGACACCGCCGCAGGTGTTGACCGTCCAAGAGATCGAATTGCTGCTCAGCTCCCCCGATACCCGTTCACCGCAAGGGGTGCGTGACCGGGCCATGCTGGAGCTATTGTATGCGACAGGCATTCGTGTATCTGAACTGATTGCACTGGATGTGCGGGACGTACAGCCAGGCATGCGCTTTATCCGCTGTGGAGGTGCCGGTAAAGAACGGATTTTGCCAATAGGTGCGCCTGCAGCAGAGTGGGCAAGTGTTTATGTGAACGAGTACCGCAACCTGCTAATTAAAAATGATACGGACGAGCATGCTCTCTTTGTCAACGTATCCGGGAAACGATTAACCCGTCAAGGATTCTGGAAGTTGCTCAAAAAAGCAGCGATGGATGCGGGAATATCGGGTGAAATTACACCACATACGCTGCGTCATTCCTTTGCCGCTCACCTGATTGCCAGTGGGGCAGATACCCGTGCGGTGCAGGACATGCTCGGTCATGTGGAGCAGCCTGGGCAACAGTATGGACATCATGGCCGCAAAACGATGAAAGAGATTTATGAATCTCATCATCCGCGGGCAAAATAG
- a CDS encoding DUF4227 family protein yields MIISLRRGLRFIRFIVFFAALVYLFYHVLDLFNGLISPVDQYQMPTGNAVKVFQETVWPSNGEGRPTMAERLRLFYWYGE; encoded by the coding sequence ATGATTATATCGCTGCGGAGAGGACTCCGTTTTATTCGATTTATCGTATTTTTTGCTGCATTAGTTTATCTGTTCTATCATGTCCTGGATTTGTTCAACGGATTGATCTCACCTGTGGACCAATATCAGATGCCAACAGGAAATGCGGTTAAAGTATTTCAGGAAACGGTTTGGCCAAGTAACGGGGAAGGACGTCCTACAATGGCAGAGCGTCTCCGTTTATTTTATTGGTACGGAGAGTAG
- a CDS encoding Fur family transcriptional regulator, with amino-acid sequence MEARIDKIKQQLQSQGYKLTPQREATVRVLLENEEDHLSAEDVFMLVKEKAPEIGLATVYRTLELLSELHVVEKINFGDGVARYDLRGDTSKHHHHHLICVQCGSMDEIREDWLGPLEERLEREFNFSVVDHRLDFHGICYRCKAKNDQKPKDEE; translated from the coding sequence ATGGAAGCACGGATCGATAAAATTAAGCAGCAACTACAGTCCCAAGGATATAAATTAACGCCCCAGCGGGAAGCCACCGTAAGAGTACTTCTTGAGAATGAAGAAGATCATCTGAGCGCAGAAGACGTATTCATGCTCGTGAAAGAAAAGGCTCCCGAAATCGGTCTCGCAACCGTGTACCGTACCCTCGAACTGCTGAGTGAGCTGCATGTTGTAGAGAAAATCAACTTCGGCGACGGTGTAGCGCGTTATGATCTACGCGGAGATACATCCAAGCATCACCATCATCACTTAATCTGTGTTCAATGCGGAAGTATGGATGAAATACGTGAAGACTGGCTTGGACCGCTTGAAGAGCGACTGGAGCGGGAATTTAACTTTTCGGTAGTAGATCACCGACTGGATTTCCATGGGATTTGTTACCGTTGCAAAGCTAAAAATGACCAGAAGCCCAAAGACGAAGAATAA
- the spoIIM gene encoding stage II sporulation protein M, translated as MRSAYFTFKGQTSLYVFVAVLFLVGVIFGALMVNALSLEQRQDLEGYLGNFFMTVQHSGQVIETGTYWDIAMLHLKWVGLIFILGLSVIGLPGILVLDFLKGVLIGFTVGYLVGQYSWKGLLFALVSVAPHNLFVIPVLLICSVSAMTFSLYIIRNRVLMQRTPGRQKPFASYIVLTLVMAALLLGVASFETWVTPAMMRWVTPMLLPA; from the coding sequence ATGCGTTCTGCCTACTTCACATTCAAAGGCCAAACCTCTTTATATGTATTTGTGGCTGTCTTGTTCCTGGTGGGTGTCATTTTTGGCGCCCTGATGGTTAATGCCCTATCCCTTGAACAGCGCCAGGATCTGGAGGGATACCTCGGTAACTTCTTCATGACGGTACAGCACAGCGGACAAGTGATTGAGACCGGAACCTATTGGGACATTGCCATGCTTCACTTAAAGTGGGTTGGTCTGATCTTCATTCTGGGCTTATCGGTCATCGGTCTGCCGGGCATATTGGTTCTGGATTTTCTGAAAGGTGTGCTCATTGGTTTTACCGTGGGGTACCTTGTTGGACAGTATTCATGGAAAGGGCTGTTGTTTGCCCTGGTTTCCGTTGCGCCTCATAATTTATTCGTGATTCCGGTGCTGCTCATTTGCAGTGTGTCGGCTATGACCTTTTCGTTATACATTATTCGGAACCGTGTTCTGATGCAGCGGACACCAGGTCGTCAGAAACCTTTTGCTTCATATATCGTGTTAACTCTCGTTATGGCAGCACTGCTGTTAGGGGTTGCGTCATTTGAAACATGGGTTACACCTGCGATGATGCGCTGGGTCACACCGATGCTGCTACCAGCTTAG
- a CDS encoding endonuclease Q family protein, with protein sequence MMNEQQAASAGWEPCYADLHIHIGRTSRGEAVKISGSRDLTFENIAKEASDRKGIHLLGVIDCHSPVVQLDIEQLLENGTMSELEGGGIAYQDTTILLGTELELREPGMREFHMLAYFRDLKTMKSFTDWMKRNMKNVNLSSQRVYVPALEMQAEIKARGGLIVPAHAFTPHKGIYGSTAPRMADVLDTSLIDAVELGLSSDSSMASYIRELDQVPFLTNSDAHSLGKIGREYNQLQLEKPSFDEFNMALKGKAGRSITANYGLNPRLGKYHRTYCASCGSIMDEQAMSAERCPYCGSVKLVQGVLDRILAIADRESPHVPANRPAYHYQVPLEFIPGLGKAKLHQLLDRFGTEMNVLHRTSEDELAEVVGQVLAGLIVAARNGQLELSSGGGGTYGKVSNKERVE encoded by the coding sequence ATGATGAATGAGCAGCAGGCAGCGTCTGCAGGGTGGGAGCCTTGTTATGCAGATCTCCATATTCACATTGGACGAACTTCGCGCGGTGAAGCAGTTAAAATCAGTGGCAGCCGTGATTTGACATTCGAGAACATTGCTAAAGAAGCCTCGGATCGCAAAGGAATTCATCTACTCGGTGTCATTGATTGTCACTCTCCGGTTGTACAGCTGGACATCGAACAGCTGCTTGAGAACGGCACGATGTCCGAGCTGGAGGGAGGGGGTATTGCGTATCAGGATACAACCATCCTGCTGGGTACGGAATTGGAGCTGCGTGAGCCAGGAATGCGGGAGTTTCATATGCTGGCCTACTTCCGTGATCTGAAAACCATGAAGTCCTTCACGGACTGGATGAAACGTAATATGAAAAATGTAAACCTGAGCTCACAGCGGGTATATGTACCCGCACTTGAGATGCAGGCCGAGATAAAGGCGCGTGGTGGGCTTATTGTGCCAGCGCATGCGTTCACACCGCATAAAGGCATATACGGAAGCACAGCCCCTCGTATGGCCGATGTGCTGGATACTAGCCTGATCGATGCGGTTGAGCTTGGGCTAAGCTCCGATTCATCCATGGCCAGCTATATTCGGGAACTGGATCAAGTTCCTTTTCTAACTAACTCGGACGCTCATTCTCTGGGCAAGATTGGACGTGAATACAACCAGTTACAACTCGAGAAGCCTTCCTTTGACGAATTCAATATGGCACTTAAAGGAAAGGCAGGCAGAAGCATTACAGCCAATTACGGTTTGAATCCAAGACTTGGCAAATACCACCGTACCTATTGTGCATCTTGTGGAAGCATTATGGATGAGCAAGCGATGTCGGCAGAACGTTGTCCATACTGTGGCAGTGTGAAACTTGTGCAAGGTGTGCTCGATCGCATACTGGCAATCGCGGATCGGGAGAGTCCGCATGTTCCAGCAAACCGACCTGCTTATCACTATCAGGTACCATTGGAATTCATCCCGGGTTTGGGGAAAGCCAAATTGCACCAGCTGCTGGATCGTTTTGGTACCGAAATGAACGTATTACATCGTACAAGCGAGGATGAACTTGCAGAGGTCGTTGGACAGGTACTTGCAGGTCTTATCGTTGCTGCGCGGAATGGCCAACTGGAATTGTCATCTGGTGGTGGAGGCACTTACGGAAAAGTGTCCAACAAGGAAAGAGTAGAGTAA
- a CDS encoding NUDIX domain-containing protein, whose protein sequence is MNSINHKHPANPKLDEETISTKPIFEGKVISLQVDTVKLPNGQTATREIIRHPGAVAVLALNGDRMLVVDQYRQAMGRTEVEIPAGKLDPGEEPEVAAARELREETGYVAKSLRHLRSFYTSPGFADEIIHLYIAEELEAGDMALDEDEFLEVSEITIEEAYQLMDQNRISDAKTMMAVYAWDLYRTTGRF, encoded by the coding sequence ATGAATTCAATCAATCATAAGCATCCTGCCAATCCAAAACTTGACGAAGAGACGATATCGACAAAGCCCATCTTCGAGGGTAAAGTTATTTCCCTTCAAGTCGACACGGTCAAGCTGCCTAACGGTCAGACCGCTACCCGTGAGATCATCCGTCACCCTGGAGCAGTAGCTGTCCTCGCGCTGAATGGCGATCGTATGCTGGTCGTTGATCAGTATCGTCAGGCCATGGGACGTACCGAAGTTGAGATTCCGGCAGGCAAACTGGACCCAGGAGAAGAACCTGAAGTGGCAGCAGCGCGTGAATTGCGCGAAGAAACCGGTTATGTAGCCAAATCACTGCGGCATCTGCGTTCGTTTTACACTTCGCCGGGATTCGCGGATGAGATCATCCATCTGTACATCGCTGAGGAGCTCGAAGCAGGGGACATGGCTTTGGACGAAGATGAATTTCTTGAAGTGTCCGAGATTACAATTGAAGAGGCTTATCAGTTGATGGATCAGAATCGGATCAGTGATGCCAAAACGATGATGGCTGTGTATGCATGGGATCTTTACAGAACGACAGGACGGTTTTAA
- a CDS encoding Z-ring formation inhibitor MciZ, with the protein MNSYLTPQSVHVVGQARQVQLILKQWVREWGPDAKLIDMLAGRK; encoded by the coding sequence ATGAACAGTTATTTAACACCGCAATCCGTACACGTGGTCGGACAAGCCAGACAAGTCCAGCTCATACTCAAACAATGGGTGCGTGAGTGGGGTCCAGATGCCAAATTAATCGATATGCTCGCTGGACGTAAATGA
- a CDS encoding tripeptidase T, translating to MIKQQRVIDQFMELVQIDSETTHEQNISKVLKEQFTQLGLSVYEDDTMEKTGHGAGNLVITWEAEGAEEASPIFFTCHMDTVTPGQGIKPELGEDGWIRSDGTTILGADDKAGIAALFEAIRAIQENNLPHGKIQFVITVGEESGLVGARAMNPKDIEAEFGYALDSNGAVGTICVAAPARAEIQMKIYGKSAHAGVNPEDGISAIQVAAKAIAAMKLGRIDDETTANIGKFQGGSALNVVCDFVQIEAEARSIVQEKVELQVAQMREALETTCRKYGATAEFRSEILYPAFGFHDEHEVVQLAQRAIRSLGLETSTFASGGGSDANIFNGFNIPTVNLAVGYEDIHTTKERIRAEDIVKLSEVVVAIIQETAASKK from the coding sequence ATGATAAAACAGCAACGTGTTATTGATCAGTTTATGGAACTGGTGCAGATTGATAGTGAAACAACCCATGAACAAAATATATCAAAAGTGCTAAAAGAGCAGTTTACTCAGCTGGGCCTTAGCGTATATGAGGACGACACTATGGAGAAAACCGGACATGGTGCGGGTAATCTCGTAATTACCTGGGAAGCCGAGGGTGCGGAAGAAGCATCACCAATCTTTTTTACATGTCATATGGATACCGTAACTCCTGGACAAGGAATTAAACCTGAGCTGGGTGAAGATGGCTGGATTCGCAGTGACGGCACGACAATTCTGGGTGCAGATGACAAAGCGGGGATCGCCGCTTTGTTTGAAGCGATTCGAGCTATTCAAGAGAACAACCTTCCACATGGAAAAATTCAATTTGTGATTACCGTAGGTGAAGAGTCGGGTCTGGTTGGTGCACGTGCAATGAATCCGAAGGATATTGAAGCCGAGTTCGGTTATGCCCTGGATTCCAACGGAGCCGTGGGTACTATCTGTGTGGCTGCTCCAGCCAGAGCTGAAATTCAGATGAAGATCTATGGGAAATCCGCACATGCGGGCGTGAATCCGGAAGACGGCATCAGTGCCATCCAAGTGGCGGCCAAAGCCATTGCAGCGATGAAGCTGGGACGAATTGATGATGAGACTACGGCGAACATCGGCAAATTCCAGGGCGGATCAGCACTGAACGTCGTCTGCGATTTTGTGCAGATTGAGGCTGAGGCACGCAGTATTGTGCAGGAGAAGGTAGAACTTCAAGTGGCCCAGATGCGTGAAGCATTGGAAACGACATGCCGCAAATACGGTGCAACCGCTGAATTCCGCAGTGAGATCCTGTATCCTGCATTTGGCTTCCATGATGAACATGAGGTTGTTCAGCTTGCACAGCGTGCCATTCGGAGCCTGGGGCTGGAGACTAGCACGTTTGCATCCGGTGGTGGCAGTGATGCCAACATCTTTAATGGGTTCAACATACCCACGGTCAACCTGGCTGTAGGCTATGAAGACATCCATACGACGAAAGAACGCATCCGAGCCGAGGATATTGTGAAACTATCTGAAGTGGTTGTAGCTATTATTCAGGAAACGGCTGCGAGTAAAAAATAA
- the prli42 gene encoding stressosome-associated protein Prli42 translates to MQKKKWFRIIIYLMLLAMIGSTLFIALEPLLFG, encoded by the coding sequence ATGCAAAAAAAGAAATGGTTCCGCATCATTATCTATCTCATGCTGCTCGCCATGATTGGGTCCACCCTTTTCATTGCGCTCGAACCTTTATTGTTCGGATAG
- the lipB gene encoding lipoyl(octanoyl) transferase LipB → MSKPLDVVYIPMLDYEEAWNRQKAIVQQLDEGEGAEQMLLLQHPPTYTIGSQNHPEHLLLSEDELREQGISLFQIDRGGDITYHGPGQLVGYPLLVLGRDEALDLHGYLRCLEQMIIDYLADQGIEAGRKESYTGVWIGDLKIAAIGVKFNRCKHRRGFVTSHGFAFNITSGIQHAGFQGIVPCGIEQYGVTSLEDITGKTFTVEQVAQDIVPYFNRIFPYEITWITEKEALPRL, encoded by the coding sequence ATGAGCAAGCCGCTGGATGTTGTGTACATACCGATGCTTGATTATGAAGAGGCTTGGAACCGCCAGAAAGCGATTGTGCAGCAACTGGATGAGGGAGAAGGCGCTGAACAGATGCTGTTGCTCCAGCATCCGCCGACGTATACGATCGGTTCACAGAATCACCCGGAGCATCTGCTTCTTAGTGAAGACGAGCTGCGGGAGCAAGGCATCTCCTTGTTTCAAATTGACCGTGGCGGTGATATTACTTATCATGGCCCTGGCCAGTTGGTAGGTTACCCGTTACTTGTTCTTGGGCGGGATGAAGCCTTGGATTTACATGGCTATTTACGTTGTCTGGAGCAGATGATTATTGATTACCTGGCTGATCAGGGTATTGAAGCGGGACGTAAAGAATCTTACACAGGTGTATGGATCGGAGATTTGAAAATTGCCGCCATCGGCGTAAAGTTCAATCGGTGTAAACATCGGCGCGGCTTCGTGACGAGTCACGGATTTGCTTTTAATATCACTTCTGGCATTCAGCACGCAGGCTTTCAGGGGATTGTTCCTTGCGGGATTGAGCAGTATGGTGTGACCTCGTTGGAGGATATAACAGGCAAGACCTTCACTGTAGAGCAGGTTGCGCAGGATATCGTTCCATATTTTAATCGGATTTTTCCGTATGAGATTACCTGGATTACAGAAAAAGAAGCCCTTCCCCGTCTGTAA
- a CDS encoding dihydrolipoamide acetyltransferase family protein encodes MSMKWIEVIMPQLAESLVSATIAKWLKKPGDRVEQYEPICEVITDKVNAEIPSTVDGIMGDLLVEEGTTIAVGEAICRMQVAASDSEAAEQVTQASQQQKGDHVHAQQSANYVPAAGAAGTTGHDPNQPMRNRYSPAVQSLAAEHGLNLQSIQGTGAGGRITRKDVLAVIAQGGNTGAASAQSSTVAGQHASSGVTSGSPFSGLNRGNADLGASAGETVPAADAGVPVRHSGIHLTESPKIPQIEVEGGGQGRSEYFIDVTPVRNAIARNMRQSVSEIPHAWTMIEVDVTNLVMLRNKLKDEFKRKEGINLTYLSFMMKGVVNAIKDYPIMNSVWAVDKIIVKRDINLSMAVGTEDSVLTPVIKHADQRNIAGLAREIDELARKTREGTLKLDHMQGGTFTVNNTGSFGSILSQPIINYPQAAILTFESIVKKPVVINDMIAVRSMANLCLSLDHRILDGVISGRFLQRVKENLEGYTMESNVY; translated from the coding sequence ATGAGTATGAAATGGATCGAGGTCATTATGCCGCAGCTGGCGGAATCGCTGGTCTCGGCTACCATTGCCAAATGGTTGAAAAAACCGGGTGACCGGGTTGAACAATACGAACCGATCTGTGAAGTGATTACGGATAAAGTCAACGCTGAGATTCCATCAACTGTTGATGGAATTATGGGTGACCTGTTGGTCGAAGAAGGTACGACCATTGCGGTTGGCGAAGCCATCTGCCGCATGCAGGTAGCTGCTTCTGATTCGGAAGCAGCAGAACAAGTAACACAAGCTTCGCAGCAACAGAAAGGTGATCATGTTCATGCACAACAAAGTGCGAACTATGTACCTGCTGCTGGTGCAGCGGGTACAACAGGTCATGATCCCAATCAGCCGATGCGTAACCGCTATTCTCCTGCGGTTCAATCCCTTGCAGCGGAACATGGTCTGAACTTGCAGAGCATTCAGGGCACTGGAGCAGGTGGACGGATTACACGTAAGGATGTACTGGCAGTGATTGCACAAGGTGGAAACACGGGCGCAGCGTCTGCACAGTCTTCTACTGTAGCAGGACAGCATGCCTCTTCGGGAGTAACTTCAGGTTCTCCTTTCAGCGGATTGAATCGGGGGAATGCAGACTTGGGCGCATCGGCGGGAGAAACAGTTCCAGCAGCCGACGCAGGCGTTCCTGTAAGACATTCCGGCATACATCTGACCGAAAGTCCGAAAATTCCGCAAATCGAAGTAGAGGGTGGCGGACAAGGAAGATCCGAATACTTCATCGACGTTACTCCAGTTCGTAATGCCATTGCTCGTAATATGCGTCAAAGTGTATCGGAAATTCCTCACGCGTGGACGATGATTGAAGTAGACGTGACGAACCTGGTGATGCTGCGCAACAAACTTAAGGATGAGTTCAAGCGCAAAGAAGGTATCAATCTGACGTACCTGTCCTTCATGATGAAGGGTGTCGTCAATGCCATTAAAGACTACCCAATCATGAACTCCGTCTGGGCTGTTGACAAAATTATTGTCAAACGGGATATCAACCTGTCGATGGCAGTAGGTACAGAAGACTCTGTACTGACACCCGTAATTAAACATGCGGATCAGCGCAACATCGCTGGCCTGGCTCGTGAAATTGATGAGCTGGCACGCAAAACTCGTGAAGGCACATTGAAGCTGGATCATATGCAGGGCGGTACATTCACGGTTAACAATACCGGATCATTTGGGTCGATTCTGTCGCAACCTATCATTAACTACCCGCAGGCGGCGATTCTTACATTTGAGTCGATCGTCAAGAAACCTGTGGTCATTAATGACATGATTGCTGTCCGTTCCATGGCGAACCTTTGTCTATCCTTGGATCATCGTATTCTGGATGGAGTCATTAGTGGACGTTTCCTGCAACGTGTAAAAGAGAATCTTGAAGGATATACCATGGAATCGAACGTGTATTAA